One segment of Coffea arabica cultivar ET-39 chromosome 7c, Coffea Arabica ET-39 HiFi, whole genome shotgun sequence DNA contains the following:
- the LOC140010157 gene encoding uncharacterized protein — protein sequence MNPEMVIHNGGCHCKSVRWRVQAPASIVVWQCNCSDCSMRGNTHFIVPSIRFELLGDSKQFLTTYTFGTHTAKHTFCKICGITSFYVPRSNPDGIAVTFRCVDPGTLNHVEIKQIDGRNWEDSVSQTGIAACSKVLDKESK from the coding sequence ATGAACCCTGAGATGGTCATACATAACGGTGGATGCCACTGCAAAAGTGTACGATGGCGAGTCCAAGCACCAGCCAGCATTGTTGTCTGGCAGTGCAACTGCTCTGATTGCTCCATGAGAGGGAATACTCACTTTATCGTCCCTTCTATAAGATTTGAGCTTCTTGGAGATTCCAAACAGTTTCTTACAACCTACACCTTTGGCACTCACACTGCTAAACACACTTTTTGCAAGATTTGTGGCATAACCTCCTTCTATGTGCCTCGATCTAATCCAGATGGTATAGCAGTTACATTTCGTTGTGTGGACCCTGGAACGCTAAACCATGTTGAGATCAAGCAAATTGATGGTAGGAATTGGGAGGATTCCGTTAGTCAAACTGGCATTGCCGCTTGTTCCAAAGTTTTGGATAAGGAGTCGAAGTGA